The following are from one region of the Nicotiana tabacum cultivar K326 chromosome 3, ASM71507v2, whole genome shotgun sequence genome:
- the LOC142176708 gene encoding uncharacterized protein LOC142176708, with protein MGNFIVCHNKEKFNTTKHRLKLTFTRRTTVNETTDPLFPMNIFDLRSYNQLINKVDVNKTKLFDVIGEIVGFSEVYTHKLGGISRKFMDIELEDDERKKLSATFWGELLSVRDNYSERLTQTISQQSYSVSDELEKDIVQVKIIGQLVKNVPVGLLQVLKISNLKKGGHMLAVRSVKTRYKLQVRVLDKIGSVSLLLWDREAMFLIGKSINELKEGLLERKFLFKVIIKRSNIQLHGELYSVVKLTNDEQLINKYSSAPHSDAFNDSIEDNDLLDIANTPVKIGIINATTIVEEDLNAQLSDNKIKRIFKKKKTA; from the exons ATGGGGAACTTTATCGTTTGTCATAATAAGGAGAAGTTCAACACCACAAAACATAGGTTGAAGCTGACGTTTACTCGACGGACAACAGTGAATGAAACAACTGATCCACTTTTCCCAATGAATATCTTTGATTTGCGGTCGTATAATCAATTGATAAATAAGGTTGATGTGAACAAGACTAAATTATTTG ACGTGATCGGAGAAATTGTCGGTTTTAGCGAGGTATACACGCACAAACTAGGTGGAATTTCCAGGAAGTTTATGGATATCGAACTAGAAGATGATGA GAGGAAGAAGTTGTCTGCTACATTCTGGGGCGA ATTACTTTCTGTTCGGGATAATTACTCTGAGAGGCTGACTCAAACCATCTCTCAACAAAGTTACTCTGTCTCAGATGAGTTAGAGAAGGACATTGTTCAAGTTAAAATAATTGGCCAATTAGTAAA GAATGTCCCTGTTGGATTGTTGCAAGTATTAAAAATTTCGAACTTGAAAAAGGGTGGTCATATGTTAGCTGTAAGAAGTGTCAAAACAAG GTACAAGCTTCAGGTTAGAGTACTGGATAAAATTGGATCTGTTTCGCTGTTGCTCTGGGACCGCGAAGCCATGTTTCTCATAGGCAAGTCCATCAATGAATTGAAGGAAGGATTACTTGAG AGGAAATTCCTGTTTAAGGTTATTATCAAGAGGTCGAACATTCAATTGCACGGTGAACTTTACAGTGTTGTTAAGCTTACAAATGACGAGCAACTGATAAACAAATATAGCTCTGCTCCACATTCAGATGCCTTCAAT GATTCCATTGAAGATAACGACTTACTTGATATTGCAAATACACCTGTCAAGATAGGTATAATTAATGCCACAACAATAGTTGAAGAAGATCTGAATGCACAGTTATCAGACAATAAAATCAAGAGAATatttaagaagaagaaaacagCATAA